DNA from Rubrobacter aplysinae:
GGCGGTCGTGGTTTATGAGCGGGACCCGGATCTCACCCCGGTAGCCCGAGTCTATGAGGCCCGGCGCATTTACCAGCGAGATCCCGTGCCTCACCGCCAGCCCGCTGCGCGGCAGTACGAGCCCCGCATATCCGTCCGGGATCGCAACCGCGACCCCGGTCCCGACCGGCGCCCGCTCACCCGGCGCGAGCGTCGCACTCTCTACACCGACGAGATCGTAGCCCGCATCCCCTTCATGGGCCTTCGTGGGGGCAACCGCCCTCCCGGAGAGGCGTCGGAATGAGACTTTCAAGGCGTGTTGGTAAGGCGCATCCAACTCATGGGCACCGTATGTTAGCACGCGCC
Protein-coding regions in this window:
- the dut gene encoding dUTP diphosphatase; translated protein: MKVSFRRLSGRAVAPTKAHEGDAGYDLVGVESATLAPGERAPVGTGVAVAIPDGYAGLVLPRSGLAVRHGISLVNAPGLIDSGYRGEIRVPLINHDRHETFEVEPGMRIAQLLLVRAADASFFAVESLEESADGRGEEGFGSSGISGSG